Proteins encoded within one genomic window of Halocatena marina:
- a CDS encoding CHAT domain-containing protein: protein MSRGVVGDGQTVDQPLGPATFTVSETPEGVATAISVLSAGMSTTGPERSHPDYRTHPPLVEIGDETYIPPRVREMVPQTDIIIDVPANYDELFVIAPLAYYLGASVRIGSGTARLSAPGVHKSFGSLSEIQFEAAALLRRVFFLDCLVRDVPDEEPPYQRIILDKIGLNPESIRAATPGERLAAYMGVKQASIMSELPTWHLSTYVSPSSDMIPSLPYLLDDLSLIYPPSARPIDEKELLSEALDDFYRGSVANIEMVAPDLQPGDLHAWLANGTPTGAYVPSVAAFRNRLATPAPEAPLDITVVLNDDGMNDELEKVARFYNESDRTTTMHRSLSVDELAQVFESRQDFVHYIGHCETGGLQCPDGELDIESLSSVGARTFFLNACGSYYQGQALIERGSVAGAVTLREVFNKPASNVGTTFARLFINGFGIERAMQLARRQIMMSTDYTVVGDGTYTLTDDKAAIARLNKNGTTYRLSYTVDPDRYPGGSYCAPFELWTRLSGTSATTELDRADVPRVLDGLSCPVIFDEDLCWSDELAAEFLSTEYE, encoded by the coding sequence ATGAGCCGGGGCGTCGTGGGTGATGGGCAGACCGTTGATCAGCCGCTGGGACCAGCGACGTTTACGGTCTCTGAGACCCCCGAAGGCGTTGCGACAGCCATCTCGGTTTTGTCCGCGGGGATGTCGACGACCGGCCCCGAGCGATCACACCCAGATTACCGAACACATCCACCATTGGTCGAGATCGGAGACGAGACGTATATCCCGCCGCGAGTGCGCGAGATGGTTCCCCAAACGGATATCATCATCGACGTTCCAGCGAACTACGACGAATTGTTCGTCATCGCGCCGCTCGCGTACTACCTTGGTGCGTCTGTTCGGATTGGAAGCGGTACGGCACGGTTGAGTGCGCCGGGAGTACATAAATCATTCGGTTCTCTCTCAGAAATCCAATTTGAAGCAGCCGCTCTCCTTCGCCGAGTGTTTTTCCTCGATTGTCTCGTTCGAGACGTCCCTGACGAGGAACCACCGTATCAGCGCATCATACTCGATAAGATCGGTCTCAATCCAGAATCAATACGGGCAGCGACACCAGGCGAGCGGCTCGCAGCGTATATGGGTGTCAAACAGGCGTCGATCATGTCGGAGCTGCCAACGTGGCATCTCTCGACGTACGTTTCACCGTCCTCCGATATGATCCCCAGTCTTCCGTACTTGCTTGATGATCTCAGTCTGATCTACCCACCGAGTGCACGACCGATCGATGAGAAGGAACTACTCTCGGAAGCGCTCGATGACTTCTATCGCGGATCAGTTGCAAACATCGAGATGGTCGCCCCCGATCTTCAGCCGGGAGACCTCCACGCGTGGCTCGCTAACGGTACCCCAACAGGTGCGTACGTCCCATCGGTTGCAGCGTTCCGGAACCGTCTCGCAACGCCCGCTCCGGAGGCGCCTCTCGATATCACCGTTGTTCTCAACGACGATGGGATGAACGACGAACTCGAAAAGGTTGCTCGGTTCTACAACGAGTCTGATCGAACGACCACAATGCATCGGTCGCTGTCTGTAGACGAACTCGCACAAGTCTTCGAATCGCGTCAGGATTTCGTCCACTACATTGGCCACTGTGAGACAGGTGGCTTACAGTGTCCCGACGGAGAACTCGACATCGAGAGCCTTTCTTCGGTCGGTGCGCGGACGTTTTTCCTCAACGCGTGTGGTTCGTACTACCAAGGTCAGGCACTCATCGAGCGTGGTAGCGTCGCTGGTGCCGTCACACTCCGAGAGGTGTTCAACAAGCCGGCAAGCAACGTCGGGACGACGTTTGCTCGGCTGTTCATCAACGGGTTCGGTATCGAACGTGCGATGCAGCTCGCTCGACGGCAGATTATGATGAGTACGGATTACACTGTCGTCGGCGATGGAACATACACGCTCACCGATGACAAGGCTGCCATTGCCCGACTGAACAAGAACGGCACGACGTACAGACTCAGTTACACCGTTGATCCGGACCGATATCCAGGCGGTAGCTACTGTGCCCCGTTCGAACTGTGGACTCGACTCAGTGGTACCTCTGCGACAACGGAACTCGACCGGGCAGACGTCCCTCGAGTCCTCGATGGACTCTCCTGTCCGGTCATCTTCGACGAAGATCTTTGCTGGTCAGATGAGCTTGCAGCAGAGTTTTTGTCAACCGAGTACGAGTAG
- the glyA gene encoding serine hydroxymethyltransferase — protein sequence MEYDHVGETDPEVANMLSREVDRQRETLAMIASENHASPAVLEAQGSALTNKYAEGYPGERYYGGCEVVDEVEQLAIDRAKELWGAEYVNVQPHSGSQANMGVYLAVLDPGDTILSLDLTHGGHLSHGHPKNFAGQMYDVARYEVDPETGYVDYDALADQARDVEPDIIVSGYSAYPRQVDWTRIQELADEVGAYHMADIAHITGLVAAGEHPSPVGIADFVTGSTHKTIRAGRGGIIMSDAEYADAIDSAIIPGMQGGPLMHNIAGKAVGFGEALQPEFEEYATQTVRNASVLGERLSEHGLSLVSGGTDTHLVLVDLRKSHPDTTGKDVERALEDVGIVLNANTVPGETRSPFVASGIRAGTPALTTRGFDEAAMKEVADCIARIVEHTDDPDVKGEVAEDVQALCADYPLYE from the coding sequence ATGGAGTACGATCACGTCGGAGAGACTGATCCGGAAGTCGCCAACATGCTCTCCAGAGAGGTCGACCGCCAACGGGAGACGCTCGCAATGATCGCGAGTGAAAACCACGCTAGCCCCGCTGTTCTCGAAGCACAGGGGAGTGCTCTCACGAACAAATACGCCGAAGGATATCCCGGCGAGCGCTACTACGGCGGATGTGAGGTTGTCGATGAAGTAGAGCAGCTTGCAATCGATCGCGCAAAAGAGCTCTGGGGTGCAGAGTACGTCAACGTCCAGCCTCACAGTGGATCGCAGGCGAATATGGGCGTCTACCTCGCGGTGCTCGATCCGGGCGATACGATACTCTCGCTTGATCTCACGCACGGTGGCCATCTCAGCCATGGCCACCCGAAGAACTTCGCAGGACAGATGTACGACGTCGCGCGGTACGAAGTCGACCCGGAGACGGGCTACGTCGATTACGATGCTCTCGCCGATCAGGCACGCGACGTCGAACCCGACATCATCGTCTCGGGCTACTCAGCGTACCCGCGTCAAGTCGACTGGACCCGCATTCAGGAGCTAGCCGACGAGGTCGGTGCGTATCATATGGCGGACATCGCGCATATTACGGGACTTGTGGCAGCTGGTGAGCATCCGTCTCCGGTTGGAATCGCCGACTTCGTCACCGGGTCGACGCACAAGACAATCCGCGCGGGACGGGGCGGCATCATCATGTCTGATGCAGAATACGCTGATGCTATCGATAGCGCCATCATCCCGGGTATGCAGGGTGGTCCGCTGATGCACAATATTGCTGGGAAGGCGGTCGGATTCGGAGAAGCGCTCCAGCCGGAATTCGAGGAATACGCCACACAAACCGTTCGGAATGCGAGTGTTCTTGGGGAACGTCTCTCCGAACACGGTCTTAGTCTTGTCTCGGGTGGGACGGACACACACCTTGTGCTCGTGGATCTTCGGAAATCGCATCCAGACACGACCGGAAAGGACGTAGAGCGCGCGCTCGAAGACGTGGGAATTGTCCTGAACGCGAACACCGTACCCGGCGAGACTCGCTCACCGTTCGTCGCCAGCGGTATTCGTGCTGGCACACCAGCCCTCACCACTCGAGGCTTCGATGAAGCGGCAATGAAGGAGGTTGCAGACTGTATCGCCCGTATCGTCGAACACACGGACGATCCTGACGTGAAAGGTGAAGTCGCAGAGGACGTGCAGGCGCTCTGTGCTGACTATCCACTGTACGAATAA
- a CDS encoding NUDIX hydrolase has translation MNHPNSDLDSDSTFSSDFNAAFEEVSSAQSPNPEPAAFRARYEDVVWHEGTHELDAESFESVRARAQRGWGVGALIVNEGSVLLVRQDSRWYAPGGMLEFDESPEEGAIREVREETGLTVQLDGLAAIAEQTFVNAANEETFVFYFAMFDALLETTVLTDDPGLSDENISAVEWHATVPPATHDRPLIVELLQQQHPHWE, from the coding sequence ATGAATCATCCAAATTCAGATTTAGACTCTGACTCCACCTTTTCCTCGGATTTCAACGCTGCTTTTGAGGAAGTGTCATCTGCTCAGTCCCCGAATCCGGAACCGGCGGCGTTTCGTGCTCGGTACGAGGATGTTGTGTGGCACGAGGGGACACACGAACTCGACGCGGAATCGTTCGAATCTGTACGCGCTCGCGCACAACGTGGCTGGGGTGTCGGTGCGCTGATCGTGAACGAGGGGAGCGTGCTTCTCGTCCGTCAAGACAGTCGTTGGTACGCCCCCGGTGGGATGCTCGAATTCGACGAATCCCCTGAAGAGGGAGCCATCCGCGAAGTACGCGAAGAAACGGGACTGACGGTGCAGTTGGACGGGCTTGCAGCAATCGCTGAGCAGACGTTCGTCAACGCAGCCAACGAAGAGACGTTCGTGTTCTACTTTGCAATGTTCGATGCGCTGCTGGAGACAACGGTTCTCACCGACGATCCCGGTCTCTCGGATGAAAATATCAGTGCTGTCGAGTGGCACGCGACAGTTCCACCAGCTACCCACGACCGCCCGCTCATCGTCGAGCTACTCCAACAGCAGCATCCTCACTGGGAATAA
- a CDS encoding amidohydrolase family protein: MENSDIPVVDAWMQHPTEEFHNHEMFASLRRWQGDETVPEIPLEWTIQAYENAGVDTALISAWWGPEGPLLSNDYVADIVSERPELFTGIGSVPLNNPMEAIEEVRRCVQELGFVGIRNIPWLWELPPDDRRYYPVYAECVEQEVPFCLQVGHTGPLKPSEMGRPIPYLDTVAREFPDLTIVAGHIGHPWTAEMMALATKYENVYIDTSAYKPKRYPDEFVEFLRTYGRENVLFGTNYPMIQPGDCLNSLDTLDLDEETKELFLYKNAERAFDISVV, translated from the coding sequence ATGGAAAATAGTGACATTCCTGTCGTCGACGCGTGGATGCAGCATCCGACAGAGGAGTTTCACAATCACGAAATGTTCGCCTCGCTCCGTCGTTGGCAGGGCGATGAAACTGTTCCAGAAATTCCGTTAGAATGGACAATTCAGGCCTACGAAAACGCTGGGGTCGACACGGCCCTCATTTCCGCGTGGTGGGGGCCGGAAGGTCCGCTATTGAGCAACGACTACGTTGCGGACATCGTTAGCGAACGACCCGAACTGTTCACAGGTATCGGTTCGGTTCCACTCAATAACCCGATGGAAGCCATCGAAGAAGTCCGCCGGTGTGTACAGGAGTTGGGATTCGTCGGGATACGGAATATCCCTTGGTTGTGGGAACTACCACCAGACGATCGTCGGTACTACCCCGTGTATGCAGAGTGCGTCGAGCAGGAAGTCCCATTCTGCTTGCAGGTTGGCCACACTGGTCCGTTGAAACCATCGGAGATGGGCCGACCGATCCCGTATCTGGATACCGTGGCGCGTGAATTCCCGGACCTCACGATCGTTGCAGGTCACATCGGCCACCCGTGGACGGCTGAGATGATGGCGCTCGCGACGAAGTACGAGAACGTGTACATCGATACCTCAGCGTACAAACCGAAACGCTATCCTGACGAGTTCGTCGAGTTCCTGCGGACGTACGGTCGAGAGAACGTTCTGTTTGGAACAAATTATCCTATGATTCAACCCGGAGACTGCCTCAACAGCCTCGATACACTCGACCTCGATGAGGAGACGAAAGAGCTGTTCCTGTACAAAAACGCAGAGCGAGCGTTCGACATTTCTGTTGTCTGA
- a CDS encoding TrmB family transcriptional regulator sugar-binding domain-containing protein: MDESEITRRLRQFGFSEKEIDTYFTILAHGEAKAATIAENAGVSKRYVYSISETLEERGFVEVNDHIVPTTIRANPPEEVIARLTEELQAMQPGLESRFNRTTQPTQQFEVVKSRVTVLKRIQQLLSRATEEVTLSVPVSLLPKIEDELRATVDRGVLVLLLVTREDLEDGQIDQFDDIASAVRVWEELAPVLLTIDRQQGIVAPNEMLMRANTGKQAIVVAQQQLVPVFVGSFLGNYWPMADEVCVTESASLPHRYDGFRQAVLHAELHRRAGQPLVAQIQARSTDSNDDYHDITGPIVEIRQSLTQPATNSFPVENALVVETDDGLVSVGGPGAFIEEYEAGEITLVAGEE; encoded by the coding sequence ATGGATGAGTCTGAGATCACCCGTCGGCTGCGACAGTTCGGATTTTCCGAAAAGGAAATTGACACTTATTTTACGATTCTTGCGCACGGAGAGGCGAAGGCAGCGACTATCGCGGAGAATGCGGGTGTCTCAAAGCGGTACGTTTACAGCATCTCTGAGACGCTCGAAGAACGCGGATTCGTTGAAGTCAACGACCATATCGTTCCGACGACCATCCGGGCAAACCCGCCAGAGGAGGTCATCGCACGGCTGACCGAGGAGTTGCAAGCAATGCAGCCAGGACTCGAATCTCGATTCAATCGGACGACACAGCCGACACAGCAGTTCGAGGTCGTTAAATCTCGTGTGACAGTGTTAAAACGTATTCAACAATTGCTTTCGAGAGCCACAGAAGAGGTGACGCTGTCCGTTCCGGTGTCGTTGCTCCCGAAAATCGAAGACGAGCTACGGGCAACGGTTGATCGTGGTGTGCTCGTTCTGTTGCTCGTGACCCGCGAAGATCTCGAGGACGGACAGATCGATCAGTTTGACGATATTGCGAGTGCGGTTCGTGTCTGGGAAGAACTCGCACCAGTGTTGCTCACGATCGACCGCCAGCAGGGAATCGTTGCACCAAATGAGATGCTCATGAGAGCGAACACGGGAAAACAGGCCATCGTCGTGGCTCAACAACAGCTCGTCCCCGTTTTCGTTGGATCCTTCCTCGGTAACTACTGGCCGATGGCGGATGAAGTGTGCGTGACCGAATCGGCGTCGCTTCCACATCGCTACGACGGATTCCGGCAGGCTGTGCTCCACGCGGAGCTTCACCGCCGGGCTGGTCAGCCACTCGTGGCACAGATTCAAGCCCGATCGACTGACTCGAACGACGACTATCACGACATAACGGGACCGATCGTTGAGATCCGACAGAGCCTCACTCAACCCGCAACGAACTCGTTCCCTGTCGAGAACGCGCTCGTCGTCGAAACCGACGACGGACTGGTCAGCGTCGGTGGTCCCGGTGCGTTCATCGAAGAGTACGAAGCTGGTGAAATCACTCTCGTGGCTGGCGAGGAGTGA